A single genomic interval of Corvus cornix cornix isolate S_Up_H32 chromosome 1, ASM73873v5, whole genome shotgun sequence harbors:
- the CLDN14 gene encoding claudin-14 produces the protein MASWALELLGFSLSLLGLIGTLIATILPHWWRSAHVGTNIITAVAYVKGLWMECVWHSTGVYQCQAHRSQLALPADLRAARAMMVTSCLLSVLAAAIAVVGMKCTRCAESSPAKASIAGSGGIGFIGAGLLCLVPVSWSTSDIVMDFYNPTLPAGMKYEIGQALYLGFVSSTLTMLGGALLGASCLGEEPPFPPHSGSGPGASKGNHAPSLTSASHSGYRLSDYV, from the coding sequence ATGGCGAGCTGGGCCTTGGAGCTGCTCGGCTTCTCCCTGAGCCTGCTGGGCCTAATTGGGACGTTAATTGCCACCATCCTGCCGCACTGGTGGCGCTCGGCACACGTGGGCACCAATATCATCACAGCTGTGGCCTACGTGAAGGGGCTGTGGATGGAGTGCGTGTGGCACAGCACCGGCGTCTACCAGTGCCAAGCGCACCGCTCCCAGCTGGCGCTGCCCGCCGACCTCCGCGCCGCCCGTGCCATGATGGtcacctcctgcctgctgtCCGTGCTGGCCGCTGCCATCGCCGTCGTCGGCATGAAGTGCACGCGCTGCGCCGAGAGCAGCCCCGCCAAGGCCTCCATCGCCGGCTCCGGCGGGATTGGCTTCATCGGGGCCGGGCTCCTCTGCCTGGTGCCGGTCTCATGGAGCACCAGCGACATCGTTATGGATTTCTACAACCCCACGCTGCCCGCTGGGATGAAGTATGAGATAGGGCAGGCTCTTTATCTTGGATTTGTCTCCTCAACCTTGACCATGCTGggtggggctctgctgggagcatcGTGCCTCGGCGAGGAGCCGCCTTTCCCGCCGCATTCCGGGAGCGGACCGGGCGCCTCCAAGGGAAACCACGCTCCTTCCCTGACATCTGCGTCCCACAGCGGCTACAGACTGAGTGACTACGTGTGA